One genomic segment of Alosa sapidissima isolate fAloSap1 chromosome 13, fAloSap1.pri, whole genome shotgun sequence includes these proteins:
- the LOC121680250 gene encoding uncharacterized protein LOC121680250 isoform X2 — translation MMLLRVQFVGEQKGVKLSEPTFDAFLKEVGGPGHSRQPFTYDKVPSDEMMKTTFIYRQAMVNDENKSSDVLLVFLRFLDTRGLIEQDFRLLFGETTANKSLERWPTTFKAKVIKESHGLVPTTELLDLMHNAESAAQVENGWDSDMSAILLLLHLLPPSAQGRKGSGKMSASQAIDQLIRFQKVGSSVHQHLDNITQSTQPYLLAQGSTQSSIHSYFIEIDKHALPCKATGSVGAFDELFKAHYVFGMLYSFSLSSFFTFVQTTLTSIWGKQRRLQELPSCVKELCIS, via the exons ATGATGCTTTTGCGTGTTCAGTTCGTTGGCGAGCAAAAAGGTGTGAAGCTGTCAGAACCAACATTTGATGCTTTCTTGAAAGAAg ttggtGGGCCAGGCCATAGTCGACAACCCTTCACCTATGACAAAGTGCCATCTGATGAGATGATGAAAACGACCTTCATTTATCGGCAAGCAATGGTCAATGATGAAAACAAATCATCAGATGTCTTATTGGTCTTCCTGCGATTTCTGGACACACGGGGACTG ATAGAACAGGATTTCAGACTTCTGTTTGGTGAGACAACGGCCAACAAATCCTTGGAGAGGTGGCCAACCACTTTCAAAGCAAAAGTAATAAAGGAGAGCCATGGACTTGTACCCACCACAGAACTCTTGGACTTGATGCACAATGCTGAGTCAGCTGCTCAAGTTGAGAATG GCTGGGACagtgacatgtctgccatcttgCTGCTGCTACATCTGCTACCACCATCTGCACAAGGTCGAAAGGGGTCGGGAAAGATGTCTGCATCTCAAGCTATAGATCAGCTCATCAGATTTCAAAAG GTTGGAAGCAGTGTGCATCAGCATCTAGACAACATCACCCAAAGTACTCAGCCCTACCTTCTCGCCCAGGGATCCACACAGAGCAGCATTCACTCCTACTTCATTGAGATTGACAAGCATGCGCTTCCATGCAAGGCAACAGGTTCAGTGGGAGCTTTTGACGAACTCTTTAAAGCCCATTACGTCTTTGGTATGTTGTACAGTTTTTCCTTGAGCAGCTTTTTCACTTTTGTGCAAACAACTTTAACATCGATCTGGGGGAAACAAAGGAGACTCCAAGAGTTGCCGAGTTGTGTGAAAGAATTGTGCATTAGTTGA
- the LOC121680250 gene encoding uncharacterized protein LOC121680250 isoform X1, producing MDRCMMLLRVQFVGEQKGVKLSEPTFDAFLKEVGGPGHSRQPFTYDKVPSDEMMKTTFIYRQAMVNDENKSSDVLLVFLRFLDTRGLIEQDFRLLFGETTANKSLERWPTTFKAKVIKESHGLVPTTELLDLMHNAESAAQVENGWDSDMSAILLLLHLLPPSAQGRKGSGKMSASQAIDQLIRFQKVGSSVHQHLDNITQSTQPYLLAQGSTQSSIHSYFIEIDKHALPCKATGSVGAFDELFKAHYVFGMLYSFSLSSFFTFVQTTLTSIWGKQRRLQELPSCVKELCIS from the exons ATGGATAG GTGCATGATGCTTTTGCGTGTTCAGTTCGTTGGCGAGCAAAAAGGTGTGAAGCTGTCAGAACCAACATTTGATGCTTTCTTGAAAGAAg ttggtGGGCCAGGCCATAGTCGACAACCCTTCACCTATGACAAAGTGCCATCTGATGAGATGATGAAAACGACCTTCATTTATCGGCAAGCAATGGTCAATGATGAAAACAAATCATCAGATGTCTTATTGGTCTTCCTGCGATTTCTGGACACACGGGGACTG ATAGAACAGGATTTCAGACTTCTGTTTGGTGAGACAACGGCCAACAAATCCTTGGAGAGGTGGCCAACCACTTTCAAAGCAAAAGTAATAAAGGAGAGCCATGGACTTGTACCCACCACAGAACTCTTGGACTTGATGCACAATGCTGAGTCAGCTGCTCAAGTTGAGAATG GCTGGGACagtgacatgtctgccatcttgCTGCTGCTACATCTGCTACCACCATCTGCACAAGGTCGAAAGGGGTCGGGAAAGATGTCTGCATCTCAAGCTATAGATCAGCTCATCAGATTTCAAAAG GTTGGAAGCAGTGTGCATCAGCATCTAGACAACATCACCCAAAGTACTCAGCCCTACCTTCTCGCCCAGGGATCCACACAGAGCAGCATTCACTCCTACTTCATTGAGATTGACAAGCATGCGCTTCCATGCAAGGCAACAGGTTCAGTGGGAGCTTTTGACGAACTCTTTAAAGCCCATTACGTCTTTGGTATGTTGTACAGTTTTTCCTTGAGCAGCTTTTTCACTTTTGTGCAAACAACTTTAACATCGATCTGGGGGAAACAAAGGAGACTCCAAGAGTTGCCGAGTTGTGTGAAAGAATTGTGCATTAGTTGA